In Legionella cincinnatiensis, the DNA window ATTCCTGCGCAATCAGCTGCACCTAGTTTTTCATCTCAAGCTATTAGGGTCCAGCCTGTCGTAGAAAAAGATAAGGAAGAGGCGATTCCAGAGTTATTATAGGGGTAAAAGCGAAGAGGTCGATCAATAAATCTTGCGATGATTTCACTTTGTGGCACCTCCTCCATCTCTGGTGTTCGCAAAGAGTGATGTTCTTCTCAATGCCACTTTCCAATATACCTGTAATAGCCCCCTGCGATTATAGAGGGCTTATATGTAATAGGCTATTCGTTGGTTATTGTATAATTGTCAATCAAGCGGATATCACCAATTCGTACTGCTGCATATCGACGACCTTGATGTTCTTCAACATACTCCACAACAATATTTTTTTGAGTTAATTCTTCAATGATTTGTGTGCACGATTTATCTTTTTGTTGAAACAAAGCGGCAAATTTCTCAGCTGTAGTTTTTTGCTCTTTGCTAAGGCGATTATTGCGCGAACTATAGGCTAATCCACTGGGCTCACGCAGGGTTGAACATACTTTGATTTCTGTATCCAGAAAGAATGCTTTGGCCATTCCTTGGATTAGTTGGTATTGTTGATAATCTTTTTCTCCAAAATAGGCTCTATGCGGTTTGACCAGATTCAATAATTTAATGACTACCGTCAATACACCGTTAAAATGTCCAGGTCGATGTTTGCCCTCCATCAACTGACATAGTTGATGTTCATGTACTTGATAATTATATCCATCTGCATACATTGCTTTGTCGTCAGGAAGAATACAAAAGTCTACACCCGAATCCTCCATAATCTTCACATCTGCTTCTAAGGTGCGTGGATATAATTTAAAATCTTCTGCTTGATTAAATTGCGTTGGATTTATAAATAAACTAGAAGCAGTGTAGTGATTTTCTTTTTGGCTTGCTAAAAATAAAGATGTATGTCCTGCGTGCAAATTACCCATGGTAGGTGCAAAACCTAGAGTCAATTCAGTGGATAATGTTTTACGGAAAGTCATCCATTCTTCAAGATTATGAAAAATTTGCATCAAGATGTTCCTCATTATGTGAGTTCGATATAGAGTCTATTTTATTACATCGAACTGATTGTTTTGAATGGATCCTGTATAAAAATATTACGCATTTTTACGGGATAAGTTCACTGAGTGACATAAAGGATATGCACACCCTTTATGTCGAGCTCACGTCATTTAAAATGCATGCTCAGATGCTGGAAAACTAACCTGTTGTACTTGCTGTGCATAAGCGTTTAACGCATTCAGCAGTATTTCTTTACCTTGTATGTATCTTTTGACAAACTTGGGATTAAAATCAGTTTGTAAGCCCAACATATCATGCCAGACAAGGACTTGACCATCAGTATCAGAACCGGCCCCAATGCCAATAGTAGGTATGCGCAATGACTGAGTAATCTCTTGAGCTAATGGTTGAGGAACGCATTCAATTACAAGAGCAAAACAGCCAGCTGCTTCTAAACGAAGTGCTTGTTGAATCAGTGTTTCTGCTTGCTCTGGCTTTCTTCCCTGTACTTTGTAGCCGCCTAATTGGTGAATGGATTGAGGTGTCAAACCAATATGGCCCATAACAGGAACACCAGCACTGACCAGATAGGAAATGGTTTGACAGGTATCTGCATCAGCACCCTCGATTTTTACAGCATGTGCTCCTGAGCGTAATAGGTTTTTCACATGTTCTACAGTTTGAGCTAATGAAGTTTTATGACTTAAAAAGGGGAGGTCGCTAATTAAAAATTGCTGTTTTAAACCACGCGCTACGGCTTGGGTATGAAGCACCATCATTTCTATGGTCGCCATAATGGTTGTTTCGTGGCCATGTACTGCCATAGCTACTGAATCACCAACAAGGACACAATCTACGTTAGATTCAGAGACAATACAGGCAGAAGGATAATCATAGCATGTGACCATGACGATTTTTTGTTGTTCTTCTTTTTTACGTTTGAAATCATGAATTTTCATTTGTGTTACTCCTTAATTTAAGAAACTGGAGCAAGCATGATTTAAGGAAAGCAATATGCACTACAGGTACCTGTCGCATGGATCAAGTCCTCCAAAAGTTAAAAATTTAAAGTCGCTGCCAATCGGTCAACGCGTTACGTATCATAATTTAAATTCTGAGAGTTGAGAAGTAGCGTTAAATTAAGAGGTCTATTTTGTTCCTTTAAAATTCTGAGGTATCATTCCTATTTCACGTAACAGCCCTATAGTTGCGAAAAATAAAATACTTCATGTTGACAGGTTTTTATGCAAATCATTGAAAAATTAGCTATTCCAGGCGAGCATCCCCTATTGTTGCAAGGCATGATTGGTAAGTTAGAAGCAGTTTTGACTGTGCCTGAACAAAATGAGACCGCATTTATTGCTTTTTTAGGACACCCGCATTCCCTGCAGGGCGGTACAATGAACAATAAAGTGGTTACTACTCTGGCGCGTGTTTTTAAAGAATTAGGTATTCCTTCATTGCGTTTTAATTTTAGAGGGGTGGGACAGTCTGAAGGATCTTATGATGCGGGACAGGGTGAAAGTGAGGATATGCTTGTTTTGGTTCGTGAGTTGCAAAAAGAGCGCCCTGAAAAGAAATTAATTTTTGCGGGTTTCTCTTTTGGATCTTATGTTGCTTATCGGACAGCAGCACAAGCTAATGCAGATTTATTAATCACGATAGCTCCACCAATACATCACTATAATTATCGTGAGTTTACTCCTGTACCTTCTCCCTGGATTATTGTCCAAGGTGATGAAGATGAGGTCGTTCCTCCTGGGTTAGTTTTTGATTTTGCAGCGCAGTTACATCCTGAGATTCCAGTCATTCGTTTTGCAAATACGAGTCATTTTTTTCACGGAAAATTGATAGAACTTAAAACAAGACTGATTGAATATATAACTTCTCAGGTTGTTCTACAATGACGTTAATCACTCAATATGAAGCGGCGGTTGCTCGTGGCGAAATTGACGATGATTCGTTACAAAGAGGCATATTACAGCATTTTCAGCGGCTTGCTGAGGAAATAAAAAAATCAAACTCTTCATGGTTTTATCCTTTGATTAAATCTCGAATCAAAGGAATATATCTTTATGGTCCTGTTGGAGTGGGAAAAACTTATTTGGTTGATCTTTTTTATGAGTTTCTTGAGGAAAAAAAGAAAGCACGTTTTCATTTCCACCATTTTATGCAACAAGTTGATGCACAATTAAGATTGTTACAGGGACAAAAAAATCCTCTACTTCATATTGCTAAGAAACTTGCCAAAAAAACTCGGATACTCTGTTTCGATGAATTTATGGTTCATGATGTGGCTTACGCCATGATCTTGGCTGAATTACTCAAGGCTTTAGTTGCTCATGGTGTTATTTTAGTAATTTCATCAAATATCCCTCCAGATGATTTGTATCGAGATGGTGTTCATCGTAAACGATTTTTACCTGCCATCACTGCTATTAAAGAAAATTGTGAGGTTCTTTGCTTGAATGAACAAAGAGATTATCGAGTGGGACGTGCGCCATTATTAGATGCATACCTATGTCCACTGAATCAGCAAACAAGTCAGGCGATGGAAAAACAATTTGTGTTATTAAACAGTGAATTTCAAGAGCATGGCATTATTACGATCCAAAAACGTGCAATTCCCTATCTGAAATGTGGAATAAAATCAATTTGGTTCGCTTTTGATATTTTGTGTAATCTTCCGCGTAGCCAATTAGATTATTTAGAGTTAGCAGATAAATTTGACACTATTTTTTTAAGTGACGTGCCTGTTTTGACTGTAAATCATACATTACAAACTATTATGTTCATTCATTTGATTGATGTGATGTATGATCGTGGCATTAATATTATTATATCTGCTGAAGTTACTGCAGAACAGTTATATGTTGAGGGTGAAATGATGGAAACTTTTAAACGAACTTTAAGTCGTTTATTGGAAATGCAGTCTGTAGATTATTTGGCACGCCATCCGAAACGAGAGTTACAACAGTTGGTTTCGGATGATTCTGAATCGTAATAGGACTCAGTCGGAGTCTAAAGTGGAGCAAAGCCCTCCGTAACAACGTGTTATTTCTTAGGTAAGTGATGCCCCTTGAATTATCTTTTTTACATTAACGATAACAGTGTGATCAAAAATTTTACGATTTAAAGCCCAAAATACATTACTTTTTCCTTAACTGAGAATGATTCTCGATTCCATTTATGCTAAAATAAATGTATTTCCTTATTTGCTTGTTCGCACATGGTAAAAATTACAGAGCTAGTCCAAGGTGATAAAGTACGATTAACAAGTTTTGGTCCAACGGATATGCAGTATCGACGTAGGCTTTTATCTTTAGGTGTAACGTGTGGTACCGAGTTTTCAGTTGTTCGTATTGCTCCTTTAGGTTGCCCTATACAAATTGAAGTCAGAGGAACTGCTTTAACTTTGCGTAAAGAAGAGGCGAATCAATTGGTTTTGGAGTATGTATGACTCATGTGTTACTCGTTGGTAATCCTAATTGTGGTAAGACCACTTTATTTAATGCATTAACTGGAGATAATCAACGTATAGGAAATTGGCCTGGTGTTACTGTTGAAAAGAAAACCGGTGAATTTTTCCTCGATGAGCAACGTATAAAAATAACTGATTTGCCAGGAGTCTATTCATTAGTCGCTAATGCTGATGGAATCAGTCAGGATGAGCGAATTGCAGCACAAGCGGTTGTTTCTACGCAAGCAGATTGTATTATTAATGTGATCGATGCTTGCCATCTCGAGCGACACTTATATTTAACCAGTCAAATTCTAGAATTAGGCACACCCGTAATACTTGCGCTCAACATGATGGATATTGCTCAGCAACGAGGCATAACTATAGATATCAATGCCTTATCTCAACGACTAGGTTGTCCTGTAGTCGCAATCCAAGCTCATAAAATGGTAGGTATTCCTCTACTTAAACAAGCTCTGACGCAATTACCGCAAGTCATTATGCCTTGGACACTTCCCTTGTCTAAACCAATACAAGAAGTATTAATAGCTTTGGAAAACCAGTTAATTAATGAGGGCTATAGCCAGTCGCTTGCTTTTTATCAAGCGCGTAGGATTGCAGAAGGAGACGTATTGCTGTTGGGACAAGCCTTGTCTAAGAATTTAGCTTCATTGAATCCAGAAGAAGCTAATTTAGATATCTTATTGGCTGATGCTCGATATCAAAAAATACACGAAATCGTGATTTCAGTTCAGAAAAAACGTAGTGATGCCAGTGAGCATTTTACCGCAAAAGTCGATAGAGTTGTATTGCATCGTTTTTGGGCGCTACCTATATTTTTTGCCATGATGTATTTGATGTTCTTATTTGCAATCAATATTGGTGGCGCATTTCAAGACTTTTTTGATATTAGTACCGATACCCTATTTGTCCAGGGAACTGCTTGGCT includes these proteins:
- the zapE gene encoding cell division protein ZapE, with product MTLITQYEAAVARGEIDDDSLQRGILQHFQRLAEEIKKSNSSWFYPLIKSRIKGIYLYGPVGVGKTYLVDLFYEFLEEKKKARFHFHHFMQQVDAQLRLLQGQKNPLLHIAKKLAKKTRILCFDEFMVHDVAYAMILAELLKALVAHGVILVISSNIPPDDLYRDGVHRKRFLPAITAIKENCEVLCLNEQRDYRVGRAPLLDAYLCPLNQQTSQAMEKQFVLLNSEFQEHGIITIQKRAIPYLKCGIKSIWFAFDILCNLPRSQLDYLELADKFDTIFLSDVPVLTVNHTLQTIMFIHLIDVMYDRGINIIISAEVTAEQLYVEGEMMETFKRTLSRLLEMQSVDYLARHPKRELQQLVSDDSES
- a CDS encoding FeoA family protein, translated to MVKITELVQGDKVRLTSFGPTDMQYRRRLLSLGVTCGTEFSVVRIAPLGCPIQIEVRGTALTLRKEEANQLVLEYV
- the panB gene encoding 3-methyl-2-oxobutanoate hydroxymethyltransferase, with product MKIHDFKRKKEEQQKIVMVTCYDYPSACIVSESNVDCVLVGDSVAMAVHGHETTIMATIEMMVLHTQAVARGLKQQFLISDLPFLSHKTSLAQTVEHVKNLLRSGAHAVKIEGADADTCQTISYLVSAGVPVMGHIGLTPQSIHQLGGYKVQGRKPEQAETLIQQALRLEAAGCFALVIECVPQPLAQEITQSLRIPTIGIGAGSDTDGQVLVWHDMLGLQTDFNPKFVKRYIQGKEILLNALNAYAQQVQQVSFPASEHAF
- a CDS encoding alpha/beta hydrolase — protein: MQIIEKLAIPGEHPLLLQGMIGKLEAVLTVPEQNETAFIAFLGHPHSLQGGTMNNKVVTTLARVFKELGIPSLRFNFRGVGQSEGSYDAGQGESEDMLVLVRELQKERPEKKLIFAGFSFGSYVAYRTAAQANADLLITIAPPIHHYNYREFTPVPSPWIIVQGDEDEVVPPGLVFDFAAQLHPEIPVIRFANTSHFFHGKLIELKTRLIEYITSQVVLQ
- the panC gene encoding pantoate--beta-alanine ligase, translated to MQIFHNLEEWMTFRKTLSTELTLGFAPTMGNLHAGHTSLFLASQKENHYTASSLFINPTQFNQAEDFKLYPRTLEADVKIMEDSGVDFCILPDDKAMYADGYNYQVHEHQLCQLMEGKHRPGHFNGVLTVVIKLLNLVKPHRAYFGEKDYQQYQLIQGMAKAFFLDTEIKVCSTLREPSGLAYSSRNNRLSKEQKTTAEKFAALFQQKDKSCTQIIEELTQKNIVVEYVEEHQGRRYAAVRIGDIRLIDNYTITNE